A window from Chitinophaga filiformis encodes these proteins:
- the secE gene encoding preprotein translocase subunit SecE — protein sequence MNKVRAYFRESYHELVHKVSWPTWQELQSSTMIVLIATVVITAIVWGMDALSHLMLTQYYKIIS from the coding sequence ATGAATAAGGTTAGAGCATACTTCCGGGAGTCATATCATGAGCTGGTGCATAAAGTATCCTGGCCTACATGGCAGGAGCTGCAGTCTTCCACAATGATCGTATTAATTGCCACTGTAGTTATCACTGCGATTGTTTGGGGTATGGACGCCCTCTCACATCTCATGTTAACACAGTACTATAAAATCATATCATAA
- the rplJ gene encoding 50S ribosomal protein L10: MNKDQKNEAIELLKSKFSQYNNFYITNTESLTVAQVNNLRRVCFDKNVEMKVAKNTLIRKALESLDAEKYAGVYDALNGVTALMFSDSPKEPALIISSFRKDNKKSEKPELKAAFVGDEVYTGDAQLATLVKIKTKNELIGDVIGLLQSPAKRVLAGLLEKAKKEGAGAEAPAAE, encoded by the coding sequence ATGAACAAAGATCAAAAAAACGAAGCGATTGAGCTGCTGAAAAGCAAGTTCTCTCAATATAACAACTTCTACATCACCAACACCGAGTCTCTGACCGTTGCACAGGTAAACAACCTGAGAAGGGTTTGTTTCGACAAGAATGTAGAAATGAAGGTGGCTAAGAACACCCTGATCCGTAAGGCACTGGAATCTCTGGATGCTGAGAAATATGCAGGTGTATATGACGCGCTGAATGGCGTTACTGCCCTGATGTTCTCTGACAGTCCTAAAGAGCCGGCTCTGATCATCTCTTCTTTCCGTAAGGACAACAAGAAGTCAGAAAAACCAGAACTGAAAGCAGCTTTCGTAGGTGATGAAGTTTACACCGGCGATGCGCAACTGGCTACCCTGGTTAAGATCAAGACCAAGAACGAACTCATCGGAGACGTTATCGGTCTGTTGCAATCTCCTGCAAAACGCGTTCTCGCTGGCTTGCTTGAGAAAGCGAAGAAAGAAGGTGCCGGCGCAGAAGCACCTGCAGCTGAGTAA
- a CDS encoding DUF1579 domain-containing protein gives MRRLLLFSASVLISFLSLSTTSRAQTQSDEEKAWMAYMTPGDIHQMLAKAEGEWSFDMTMWMKPDAPPTTSTGTTVNRMILGGRYQESIHKSTFMGMPFEGHGLLAYDNAKKIFQSSWVDNMGTGIMNTEGTWDEGTKSITFKGKSVDPMTGKDMDIKEIFRMVDDNHHVMEMYMVNDGKEFKTMEIKFTRKN, from the coding sequence ATGCGACGTCTATTGTTATTTTCAGCCTCAGTCCTCATCTCATTTTTATCGCTCAGCACTACTTCGCGGGCACAGACACAATCCGACGAAGAAAAAGCCTGGATGGCATATATGACTCCGGGCGACATTCACCAGATGCTCGCCAAAGCGGAGGGTGAATGGAGCTTCGATATGACGATGTGGATGAAACCTGATGCGCCCCCGACCACTTCAACAGGTACTACCGTCAACAGGATGATCCTGGGCGGCCGCTACCAGGAATCAATTCACAAAAGTACTTTTATGGGTATGCCTTTCGAAGGTCATGGCCTGCTGGCCTATGACAATGCTAAGAAAATATTCCAGAGCTCCTGGGTTGACAACATGGGCACCGGCATTATGAACACGGAAGGAACCTGGGATGAGGGTACTAAATCTATCACATTTAAAGGTAAGTCAGTCGATCCTATGACCGGAAAAGATATGGACATCAAAGAGATCTTCAGGATGGTGGACGATAACCATCATGTGATGGAAATGTACATGGTAAATGACGGGAAGGAATTCAAGACGATGGAGATCAAGTTTACCAGAAAGAATTAG
- the rplA gene encoding 50S ribosomal protein L1, translating into MATKKRKAADTKVDKNKVYSLKEASTLVKDINCTKFDSSVDLHIRLGVDPKKADQAIRGSVTLPHGTGKTKRVLVLCTPDKEAAAKEAGADHVGLDEYIQKIEAGWTDIDVIVATPAVMPKIGKLGKILGPRNLMPNPKTGTVTNDVAAAVNEVKGGKITFKVDKAGIIHASIGRVSFASDKIEQNSQELINAIIKLKPATAKGTYLKGLSMASTMSPSITVDTKSVQN; encoded by the coding sequence ATGGCAACTAAGAAAAGAAAAGCAGCCGATACAAAGGTGGACAAGAATAAGGTTTATAGCCTGAAAGAAGCTTCCACACTTGTAAAAGATATTAACTGCACCAAATTCGACAGCTCTGTCGATTTACATATCCGTCTGGGCGTAGATCCCAAGAAAGCAGACCAGGCTATCCGTGGTTCCGTAACGCTTCCCCACGGTACTGGTAAAACCAAACGTGTATTGGTTCTTTGCACTCCTGATAAAGAAGCTGCAGCGAAAGAAGCCGGTGCTGATCATGTTGGTCTGGACGAGTATATCCAGAAGATTGAAGCTGGTTGGACAGATATCGATGTAATCGTAGCTACTCCTGCTGTAATGCCTAAGATCGGTAAACTGGGTAAGATCCTGGGTCCACGTAACCTGATGCCGAACCCTAAGACTGGTACTGTTACCAACGATGTAGCAGCTGCAGTGAACGAGGTGAAAGGCGGTAAGATCACTTTTAAAGTGGACAAAGCAGGTATCATTCACGCTTCAATTGGCCGTGTATCATTTGCTTCTGACAAGATCGAACAGAATTCTCAGGAGTTGATCAACGCTATCATCAAGCTGAAACCAGCTACAGCGAAAGGTACTTACCTGAAAGGACTGTCTATGGCGAGCACAATGAGCCCTAGCATTACAGTTGACACAAAATCTGTTCAAAACTAA
- the rpoB gene encoding DNA-directed RNA polymerase subunit beta, producing MSLKKAQTNERVNFGKIKQVTETPDLLAIQIQSFKDFFQLETTPDKRNNEGLFKVFKENFPITDTRNIFNLEFLDYFVDPPRYTIEECIERGLTYSVPLKAKLRLSCNDEEHVDFQTIVQDVFLGNIPYMTPRGTFVINGAERVVVSQLHRSPGVFFGQSIHPNGTKIYSARVIPFKGAWMEFATDINNVMYAYIDRKKKFPVTTLLRAIGYETDKDILQLFGMADEVKADKKSLEKYAGKKLGARVLRSWVEDFVDEDTGEVVSIERNEIMLERDSILDEANIETIVDMGVKSVFVQKEEVSGDFSIIYNTLNKDTSNSELEAVQHIYRQLRGADAPDDETARGIIDKLFFSDKRYDLGDVGRYKINRKLGLPTPLNMKVLTKEDIIAIIKYLVQLTNSKAEIDDIDHLSNRRVRTVGEQLYAQFGVGLARMARTIRERMNVRDNEVFTPVDLINARTLSSVINSFFGTSQLSQFLDQTNPLSEITHKRRISALGPGGLSRERAGFEVRDVHYSHYGRLCTIETPEGPNIGLISTLCVHAKVNDMGFIETPYRKVNEGKVDMEKVQFLSAEEEDSVKIAQANAPLDESGNFVNDKVKSRETGDFPILDKGEVEYMDVAPNQIVGLSASLIPFLEHDDANRALMGSNMQRQAVPLINPQVPIVGTGLEGKAARDSRLQITAEGKGVVEFVDANEIHVRYERDEMQKLVSFEDDLKIYQLTKFVKTNQSTCINLRPAVKKGQQLVEGDFLTEGYATRGGELALGRNMKVAFMPWKGYNFEDAIVISERVGREDLFTSIHIDEYELEVRDTKLGEEELTPDIPNVSEEATKDLDQNGIIRVGAHIKEGDILIGKITPRGESDPSPEEKLLRAIFGDKASDAKDASLKAPPSTEGVVIDKKLFSRAKKDKNSKTREKAALEKLEKVHQKNEEDLLEVLMSKLLTLLKDKTSQGITNTYGEVLISKGSKFSSKNLANIDFQNVNPLGWTTDEVTNDQINTLLHNYNIKYNEELGRYKREKFNISIGDELPAGVLKLAKVYLASKRKLKVGDKMAGRHGNKGIVAKIVRDEDMPFLEDGTPVDIVLNPLGVPSRMNLGQIYETVLGWAGLKLGVKFATPIFDGATTEEIANYINEAGLPSFGHTYLYDGETGERFHQKATVGVIYMLKLSHMVDDKMHARSIGPYSLITQQPLGGKAQFGGQRFGEMEVWALEAYGASNILQELLTIKSDDIVGRAKAYESIVKGDNIPKAGVPESFNVLIHELRGLGLDLKFD from the coding sequence ATGTCTCTAAAAAAAGCCCAAACAAACGAAAGAGTAAATTTTGGAAAGATCAAACAAGTTACTGAGACACCGGATCTGTTGGCTATCCAAATCCAATCTTTCAAGGATTTCTTCCAGTTAGAAACCACACCAGACAAACGTAACAATGAAGGCCTTTTTAAAGTATTTAAGGAGAACTTCCCGATTACAGATACCCGCAACATCTTTAATCTGGAGTTTCTGGACTACTTTGTAGACCCTCCGCGATATACTATAGAGGAATGTATTGAACGTGGGCTTACCTATTCTGTACCGCTGAAGGCGAAATTACGTCTGAGCTGTAACGATGAGGAGCACGTTGACTTCCAGACGATTGTGCAGGACGTATTCCTCGGGAATATACCCTACATGACCCCTAGAGGTACATTCGTGATCAATGGCGCAGAGCGCGTGGTAGTATCTCAGCTCCACCGTTCTCCTGGTGTATTCTTCGGACAGTCCATACATCCAAACGGTACTAAAATCTACTCGGCAAGGGTGATTCCGTTCAAAGGGGCGTGGATGGAGTTTGCAACTGACATTAACAATGTGATGTACGCTTACATCGACCGTAAGAAGAAGTTCCCTGTAACTACCCTTCTGCGTGCGATCGGCTACGAAACAGACAAGGACATTCTGCAGCTCTTTGGAATGGCTGACGAAGTAAAAGCAGACAAGAAGAGCCTGGAAAAATATGCCGGTAAGAAACTGGGTGCACGCGTACTCAGAAGCTGGGTAGAAGATTTCGTGGATGAAGATACCGGTGAGGTAGTGAGCATCGAGCGTAACGAGATCATGCTGGAACGTGACAGTATCCTGGACGAAGCGAATATTGAGACGATCGTGGATATGGGCGTGAAAAGCGTGTTTGTGCAGAAAGAAGAGGTGAGCGGCGACTTCTCAATCATTTACAATACTTTAAATAAAGATACATCCAACTCCGAGCTGGAGGCAGTTCAGCACATCTACCGCCAGTTGCGTGGTGCCGATGCGCCGGATGATGAAACAGCAAGGGGTATCATCGATAAATTATTCTTCTCTGACAAGCGTTATGACCTCGGAGATGTAGGCCGTTACAAGATCAACAGGAAACTGGGTCTGCCTACACCGCTGAACATGAAAGTGCTGACCAAAGAAGATATCATCGCGATCATTAAATACCTGGTACAGCTGACCAACAGTAAAGCGGAGATCGATGATATCGATCACCTGAGCAACCGTAGGGTGCGTACCGTGGGCGAACAGTTATATGCGCAGTTTGGTGTTGGTCTGGCCCGTATGGCCCGTACCATCCGTGAAAGAATGAACGTTCGTGATAATGAGGTATTCACTCCGGTGGACCTGATCAATGCAAGGACACTGTCTTCCGTAATCAACTCCTTCTTCGGTACCAGCCAGCTGAGCCAGTTCCTGGATCAGACCAACCCGCTGTCTGAGATCACGCACAAGCGTCGTATCTCTGCACTCGGACCCGGTGGTCTTAGCCGTGAAAGAGCAGGTTTCGAGGTGCGTGACGTACACTATAGCCACTACGGCCGTCTGTGTACCATCGAAACACCGGAAGGTCCGAACATCGGTCTGATCTCCACACTGTGCGTACACGCGAAAGTGAATGACATGGGCTTTATCGAAACGCCTTACCGTAAGGTGAATGAAGGTAAAGTAGACATGGAAAAAGTACAGTTCCTGAGCGCTGAAGAAGAAGATTCTGTAAAGATCGCACAGGCAAACGCACCACTGGATGAAAGCGGCAACTTTGTCAATGATAAGGTGAAATCCCGTGAAACCGGTGACTTCCCGATCCTGGATAAAGGTGAGGTTGAATACATGGACGTTGCTCCGAACCAGATCGTTGGTCTGAGCGCCTCCCTGATTCCGTTCCTGGAACACGATGACGCCAACCGTGCTTTGATGGGATCAAACATGCAACGTCAGGCCGTACCGCTGATCAACCCGCAGGTGCCTATCGTAGGTACCGGTCTGGAAGGTAAAGCAGCACGCGACTCCCGTCTGCAGATCACCGCTGAAGGTAAAGGTGTGGTTGAATTCGTGGATGCAAATGAAATTCATGTTCGTTATGAGCGTGATGAAATGCAGAAACTCGTGTCATTTGAAGATGACCTGAAGATATATCAGCTGACCAAGTTCGTTAAAACCAACCAGAGCACCTGTATCAACCTGCGTCCTGCCGTTAAGAAAGGACAGCAGCTGGTGGAAGGGGACTTCCTCACAGAAGGTTATGCTACCCGTGGTGGTGAACTGGCGCTGGGCCGTAACATGAAAGTGGCGTTCATGCCATGGAAAGGTTACAACTTTGAGGATGCGATCGTAATCTCTGAGCGTGTGGGCCGTGAAGACCTCTTCACTTCTATCCACATCGATGAATACGAACTGGAAGTACGTGATACGAAACTGGGTGAGGAAGAACTGACCCCGGATATTCCGAACGTAAGTGAAGAAGCTACCAAAGATCTGGACCAGAACGGTATCATCCGTGTTGGTGCGCACATTAAGGAGGGAGATATTCTGATCGGTAAGATCACCCCACGTGGTGAATCTGATCCTTCTCCTGAAGAAAAACTGCTGCGTGCGATCTTCGGTGACAAGGCTTCTGATGCGAAAGACGCTTCTCTGAAGGCGCCTCCAAGCACAGAAGGTGTGGTAATTGACAAGAAACTGTTCAGCCGCGCCAAGAAAGACAAGAACTCCAAGACCCGCGAAAAAGCGGCTTTGGAGAAACTGGAAAAAGTACACCAGAAGAACGAAGAAGACCTGCTGGAAGTGCTGATGAGTAAGTTGCTGACACTGCTGAAGGATAAAACCTCTCAGGGTATCACCAACACTTACGGTGAAGTATTGATCTCAAAAGGCTCGAAGTTCTCTTCCAAGAACCTGGCTAACATCGACTTCCAGAACGTGAATCCGCTCGGCTGGACCACCGACGAGGTGACCAACGATCAGATCAACACACTGCTGCACAACTATAACATCAAGTACAATGAGGAACTGGGACGTTACAAACGTGAGAAGTTCAACATTTCAATTGGTGATGAGCTGCCAGCAGGCGTACTGAAACTGGCTAAGGTATACCTGGCCAGCAAACGTAAGCTGAAAGTGGGTGATAAGATGGCGGGCCGTCACGGTAACAAGGGTATTGTTGCGAAGATCGTGCGTGATGAAGACATGCCATTCCTGGAAGACGGTACACCGGTAGATATCGTACTGAACCCATTGGGCGTACCTTCCCGTATGAACCTTGGACAGATCTACGAAACAGTACTTGGTTGGGCTGGTCTGAAACTGGGTGTGAAGTTTGCAACGCCAATCTTTGATGGTGCTACTACTGAGGAAATTGCCAACTATATCAACGAAGCAGGTCTGCCAAGCTTCGGCCATACTTACCTGTATGATGGCGAAACCGGTGAGCGTTTCCACCAGAAAGCTACTGTGGGCGTGATCTACATGCTCAAGCTGAGCCACATGGTTGATGACAAGATGCACGCCCGTTCTATCGGACCATACAGTCTCATTACACAACAGCCGTTGGGTGGTAAGGCGCAGTTCGGTGGTCAGCGTTTTGGTGAGATGGAGGTGTGGGCACTGGAAGCATATGGTGCATCCAATATCCTGCAGGAGCTGTTAACCATTAAGTCCGATGACATTGTAGGCCGAGCCAAAGCATATGAGTCTATCGTTAAAGGCGATAACATACCAAAAGCAGGCGTACCGGAATCATTCAATGTATTGATACATGAGCTCCGCGGTCTGGGTCTGGATTTGAAATTTGATTAA
- the rplK gene encoding 50S ribosomal protein L11, with amino-acid sequence MAKEIATYVKLQVKGGQANPAPPIGPALGSKGVNIMEFCKQFNARTQDKMGKVLPVLLTVYTDKSFDFVIKTPPAAVQLLEAAKLQSGSKEPNRNKVGKVTWAQIEAIAQDKMADLNCFTKESAMKMVAGTARSMGITVDGNAPWN; translated from the coding sequence ATGGCAAAAGAGATCGCTACGTACGTGAAATTGCAGGTGAAAGGCGGCCAGGCCAACCCTGCACCTCCGATCGGTCCCGCATTGGGTTCTAAAGGTGTGAACATCATGGAGTTCTGTAAGCAGTTCAATGCCCGTACCCAGGATAAGATGGGTAAGGTATTGCCTGTGTTGCTGACTGTTTACACTGACAAGTCATTTGATTTCGTAATTAAGACGCCTCCTGCTGCTGTACAGCTGCTGGAAGCTGCCAAATTGCAGAGTGGTTCCAAAGAGCCTAACCGTAACAAGGTTGGTAAAGTTACCTGGGCCCAGATTGAGGCAATAGCTCAGGACAAAATGGCTGACCTGAACTGTTTCACCAAGGAAAGCGCCATGAAAATGGTAGCTGGTACTGCCCGTTCTATGGGTATAACAGTAGATGGTAACGCTCCCTGGAATTAA
- a CDS encoding transglutaminase domain-containing protein has translation MKTEKVGWDERGSCAIFVSFADIFAIHMRVTFILLTIITFFSVSLTYAQPKERISTERPVPPALVVPEADLVTPATLSHYLSVHTTSRKEFVRQLYNWLVWNVGYDVPNMYSPDYYKDTLDAAQKTLKTRIGVCQGYANLYYLVCKEAGIPVHLVSGYTKTYGRIDNASHAWIAVKIDSAWYMTDPTWGAGVVNNNKFVRKPVDSYFLVAPSAFVATHMPFDPLWQLMEHPYRHDEFRDNNLKAAAERPVFHYKDSLAAYETMKDDLLKYQLVINRIEGGGVTNQLISHELVYYKHLVKFIAENRQIAAANRAIDDFNRSSNQYNRAVNLFNEYVHFKNNHFKPLKPDSEIREMVAAVGRKLAESRKGLAGLNRNEGVIRGNISELEESLRVLEKRVSEEQAFVDKYIRTGKMLRKSLF, from the coding sequence TTGAAAACAGAGAAGGTTGGATGGGATGAACGCGGAAGTTGTGCGATATTCGTTAGTTTCGCAGATATTTTCGCTATACATATGAGGGTTACTTTTATATTGTTAACTATCATCACATTTTTCTCTGTATCATTAACATATGCCCAGCCTAAGGAAAGAATCAGCACAGAGCGCCCGGTCCCGCCGGCGCTGGTAGTACCTGAAGCAGACCTGGTAACGCCCGCAACGCTGAGCCATTATTTATCGGTACATACTACGTCCCGGAAAGAGTTCGTCCGCCAGTTATACAACTGGCTGGTATGGAACGTTGGGTATGATGTGCCCAATATGTATAGTCCTGATTATTATAAAGACACCCTGGATGCCGCTCAGAAGACTTTAAAAACCAGGATCGGGGTTTGCCAGGGATATGCAAACTTATATTACCTGGTTTGTAAAGAGGCCGGCATTCCGGTACACCTGGTAAGTGGGTATACCAAAACCTACGGCAGGATTGACAATGCAAGTCATGCGTGGATAGCGGTAAAGATAGACAGCGCCTGGTATATGACAGACCCGACCTGGGGAGCGGGCGTAGTGAACAATAACAAATTTGTCCGGAAGCCTGTAGATAGTTATTTCCTGGTGGCGCCGTCAGCCTTTGTAGCCACGCATATGCCCTTTGACCCCTTATGGCAGTTGATGGAGCATCCTTACCGGCATGATGAGTTCCGGGACAACAATCTGAAAGCAGCAGCAGAACGGCCAGTATTCCATTATAAAGATTCACTGGCTGCCTACGAAACAATGAAGGATGACCTGTTGAAATACCAGCTGGTCATCAACAGGATCGAAGGGGGAGGTGTGACCAACCAGTTGATCAGTCATGAGCTGGTGTATTATAAGCACCTGGTGAAGTTCATTGCTGAGAACCGGCAGATAGCGGCGGCGAACAGGGCGATAGACGATTTTAACAGGAGCAGTAATCAGTATAACCGGGCTGTGAACCTGTTCAATGAATATGTACACTTCAAGAACAATCATTTTAAGCCTTTGAAGCCGGACAGTGAGATCAGGGAGATGGTGGCGGCAGTAGGGCGGAAGCTGGCGGAGAGCAGGAAGGGGCTGGCTGGATTGAACCGGAATGAGGGAGTGATCAGGGGAAATATCAGTGAACTGGAGGAATCGCTGCGTGTGTTGGAGAAGCGTGTAAGCGAGGAACAGGCGTTTGTGGATAAGTATATCAGGACGGGGAAGATGTTGAGAAAATCTTTGTTTTAA
- the nusG gene encoding transcription termination/antitermination protein NusG: MMDASNNPAEETNIPTQDTKWYVLRVVSGKEKKVKEYLDIEVRRSDWGNVITQIFLPVEKVYKVQAGKKVMREKNFYPGYVMIEAIDGKMTDEVIQSIRNVSGVIHFLGKDKPIALRKAEVNKMLGKVDEMSDNGLTMSEPFIVGETIKIIDGPFNDFNGIIEEVIEDKKKLKVTVKIFGRATPVELNFMQVEKIS, encoded by the coding sequence ATGATGGATGCATCCAATAACCCTGCAGAAGAAACAAACATTCCCACCCAGGACACCAAATGGTACGTTCTGCGCGTAGTGAGTGGTAAAGAGAAGAAGGTAAAAGAGTACCTGGACATCGAAGTACGTCGCTCCGATTGGGGTAACGTGATCACCCAGATATTTTTACCTGTAGAGAAAGTGTATAAAGTGCAGGCAGGTAAAAAGGTGATGCGCGAAAAGAACTTCTACCCGGGTTACGTGATGATCGAAGCAATAGATGGTAAAATGACCGATGAGGTGATCCAGTCTATCCGCAACGTATCGGGCGTTATTCACTTCCTGGGTAAAGATAAGCCCATCGCTCTGCGTAAGGCTGAAGTGAACAAGATGTTAGGTAAGGTTGATGAAATGTCTGATAACGGACTGACCATGAGCGAACCTTTCATTGTCGGCGAAACTATCAAGATTATCGATGGCCCTTTCAACGACTTCAACGGTATCATCGAAGAGGTGATAGAAGACAAGAAGAAGCTGAAAGTAACTGTGAAGATCTTCGGTCGTGCCACTCCTGTAGAACTGAACTTCATGCAGGTAGAAAAAATCAGCTAA
- the rplL gene encoding 50S ribosomal protein L7/L12 — translation MADVKALAEQLVGLTVKEVQELADFLKSEYGIEPAAAAVVVSNDGGGGAAAAEEKTAFNVILKNAGASKLNVVKIVKDLTGLGLKEAKELVDGAPKSLKEGVSKAEAEDLKAKLTEAGAEVEIQ, via the coding sequence ATGGCAGACGTTAAAGCTTTAGCCGAACAATTAGTAGGTTTAACTGTTAAGGAAGTACAAGAACTGGCAGATTTCCTGAAATCTGAATACGGTATCGAACCAGCTGCTGCTGCAGTTGTAGTTTCTAATGATGGTGGTGGCGGTGCTGCTGCTGCTGAAGAAAAAACTGCCTTCAACGTTATCCTGAAAAATGCAGGTGCTAGCAAACTGAACGTAGTTAAGATCGTTAAAGATCTGACCGGCCTTGGTCTGAAAGAAGCTAAGGAACTGGTAGACGGTGCGCCTAAATCACTGAAAGAAGGCGTTTCCAAAGCTGAGGCAGAAGATCTGAAGGCTAAGCTGACAGAAGCTGGTGCTGAAGTTGAAATTCAGTAA